The Alicyclobacillus macrosporangiidus CPP55 genome segment CACGTTGATCAACTCCCCTTCCCGGGAGAGTTGACAGACCCTCACCAGGCCCGCGCGGGCGCCCTCGATGCGCACAGCCGCCCATCGCTCCCGCCGGACTCAGGCAGAGCCGTCCCTCTCCCCGTATTCAGTTCCGGACTAGGACTGTTGACAGACGAACTGTCCATCGAGTCATTTCACTCCTTTGGGAGCCGCTTTTCGCGACTCCAGCCCCTTACCATCATACTGTCGATCTCGCTGCTTGGCAACGGATTTGTGCGGACGCCCTGCCCGGTTTCCGGCCCCGTGCCGCGCCCACCGCCCCGGCCGCGCCTCTCGGATCAAAGCGGGCATAGGCGCGCAGCAGGTCCGAGGTGAGCCCGAATACCTGGCGGTGCGCCCGCGCCGACCGCTCCCCCGCGACCATGACGCAGAAGGCGACGCGCGGCGCCGACGCCGGGGCGAATCCGGCGATCCAGGCGTTGACGCGCCCATCTGCCCGCTCCGCGGTGCCTGTCTTCACTGCACTCACCACGGGGAGCCCCGCCAACGCATGAGCCGTCCCGGCGGGGGACGCCACCGCCTGCCGCATGGCGTCCGCCAGCCAGGCAGCCGTATACGGTGTCAACACCCGCTCGTCGGCCCCGCCCGGAAACACCGCCAGCGTCCGGCTCCCGCGCTCGGCGTCGAGCACCAGTCGCACCGGCCGCCACCGGCCCCCAGCGGCGATGGTGCGAGCCAAATTCGCCGCCTCCAGCGGCGTCAGGCGCACGTCCTGCTGTCCGATGGCCGTGTTGGCCATCCGCCCGTTGTCGTCACCACCCCCGCGAACACCCGGCCGCCCTCGGCCTCCGCCAATACGTGGCCGCCCGACCACGTCTGCAGCTGTGGTTCCGCCAAGTGCAAGCGCCGCCCCATCTCCTCGAGGCCCGGTCTGCCCACGCGCACACCCACGTCGGCGAACACCGCGTCACACGATTCCGCCAGCGCTTGGGTCAGGGTCTGGATCCCGTGCACGCGCCAGCAGCGCATATGCACGCCAGGGATGTCGGCCTCGCCGCGGCAGACGAACCTCGTCCCCCCGCGGAACCGGAACGATTCCAGCGCCGCGGCGGCGGTCACTAGCTTGAACACGGAACCGGGAGTGTACGCCCGTACGGCTGTGATGCCCCCGTCCCGGCTCCGGCTGGCCACGGCGAGCGCCTCCCCGGAGGGGATGTCGAGCACGACGACCGCCCCTTCCGCCACCCCGTATCCCGCCAGCGCCGCCTCCGCGGCGCGCTGCCATGCGGGATCGAGCGTGGTCCGCACGTCCAGGCCCGGCTCGGGCGTGAGCCGGTACACCAAGCCCTGCGGTCGCCCACCGGCGTCCTTGAGGACACCCACATGTCCCGCACGCCGGCTCGCCAGCACCCGGTCGAACCGGTGCTGCAGGCCGGACCTGCCCTGCTCCTGGACCGGGCGATCCGGATCCGGCCAGCGGTCCGGCAGGCCCACCGAACCAAACAATGGATCCGACCCGTTCCGCTCGGGCAGGCCGTTGCGGTACAGGATGCGGCCGCGCCCGTCCTCGGTCTCTACCGTCCGCAGGTGTTCCGCCTGAGCCCGCAGGCGGACACCCGGTCCCGTACGACCTGCCGGTCCCCAATCCGGGAGGACGGACAACACGAACAGCCGTCCAGTGAGGACGGCTGTCAGCACGCCATAGAAAGCCATGAGCCACCACAACCGCCTGCGCACGGGTCCACCGCACCCCTCCCGATCCGCATCATCTGGAGGGTGCCCCGAACCCGGGCGCGTTATGCACACTCGCCACCACCGAATACCGGCCATCGGCGTCCCGGGCCCGACCGCCTCCCGACGCAGACGGCCCCCCGTGCCGGGCGCGCTCACGAATGCGCCTTCAGATTCGCTCGGCTGACGGCCTCGTTGTGCAGCTGCTCCGCGTAGGTCGTCGCGAAGAAGTGCTCTCCGCTCCCGTCGTTTTTCACGACATAGTACAGATACGACGTGTGCACCGGATGCAACGCTGCCTCGATGGACGCCAGACCCGGATTGGCAATCGGCCCCGGCGGCAGGCCCGCATACCGGTAGGTGTTGTACGGATCGTCCACCTGCAAGTCCTTGTCGGTCAAGACGTCCCGGTGCCCCAGGACGTACTCCACCGTCGCGTCGATCTGCAGCTTCATCGGTGGGTTGTGGTGCAACCGGTTTTCGATCACGCTGGCGATCAGCGGCCGCTCCTTGTCGACCCGTGCTTCTCGCTCGATCATCGAGGCCTCCGTCAAGACCTGGTGTAAGCTCTTCCCCTCCGCCTTGGCCGTGGCCCGCATCTCGGGCGTAACTCGTGCGTCGAATGTCCGCAACATCTCCGCCACCACGTCATGGGCCTTTTCGCCGCGGGTGAACTGGTACGTGTCCGGGAACAGATAGCCCTCCAGCCGCCACTTGATCTTGGCGTCCGCGGGGATGGCCTTGACGAAGTCGAACGGGTAGTCGTCATGCTGGACCGCGTCGAGGAAAGCCTGGCGATTGCACACGCCCGCCGCCTGCAACCGGTCTGCGATCTGCGTCACCGTGAATCCCTCCGGCACGGTGACGGTGACCGTGTCCGACACCACTTCTCCGCCGACCAAGCGCGCCAGCACCTCCGACAACGGCAGGCCGCGCGCGATCCGGTAGTGGCCCGCCTGAACGCGCCCGGCCTGCCCGCTCGAGATCGCGTACAGGCGGAACAGACTGGCGCTGCGGATGCATCCGGCCGATGCCAGATCGTCCGCCACCTCCGCCAACGGCTCACCGGGCCGAATGGTGATGTCCGCCGTGCCCGTTCCCGGAGCGGGCCTCGATGCTTTCCACACCCAGGCCCCTGCCGCTGCGGCCGCGAGGACCAAGAAACACGCTGTGGCGAGGAGGCCTCGCCACAGCCAACGCCTGGAATGCGGTGCGGACTGCATCGGGGTCTGTTCGTTCAATCCGTTCCTCCTCGCTTCTGCGTGTGGCTGCGCTTCCAGTCGAGATATCCTTGCAGGAGCACCGTCGCCGCAACGGAATCGATCACTTGCTTGCGCCGGCGGCGGCTCACGTCGGCGGCGATGAGCATCCGCTCGGCCGCCACCGTCGTCAACCGCTCGTCGTACAACACCACAGGCAATCCGGTTTCCTC includes the following:
- a CDS encoding penicillin-binding transpeptidase domain-containing protein, with the protein product MANTAIGQQDVRLTPLEAANLARTIAAGGRWRPVRLVLDAERGSRTLAVFPGGADERVLTPYTAAWLADAMRQAVASPAGTAHALAGLPVVSAVKTGTAERADGRVNAWIAGFAPASAPRVAFCVMVAGERSARAHRQVFGLTSDLLRAYARFDPRGAAGAVGAARGRKPGRASAQIRCQAARSTV
- a CDS encoding penicillin-binding transpeptidase domain-containing protein, which encodes MRRRLWWLMAFYGVLTAVLTGRLFVLSVLPDWGPAGRTGPGVRLRAQAEHLRTVETEDGRGRILYRNGLPERNGSDPLFGSVGLPDRWPDPDRPVQEQGRSGLQHRFDRVLASRRAGHVGVLKDAGGRPQGLVYRLTPEPGLDVRTTLDPAWQRAAEAALAGYGVAEGAVVVLDIPSGEALAVASRSRDGGITAVRAYTPGSVFKLVTAAAALESFRFRGGTRFVCRGEADIPGVHMRCWRVHGIQTLTQALAESCDAVFADVGVRVGRPGLEEMGRRLHLAEPQLQTWSGGHVLAEAEGGRVFAGVVTTTGGWPTRPSDSRTCA
- the mltG gene encoding endolytic transglycosylase MltG — translated: MNEQTPMQSAPHSRRWLWRGLLATACFLVLAAAAAGAWVWKASRPAPGTGTADITIRPGEPLAEVADDLASAGCIRSASLFRLYAISSGQAGRVQAGHYRIARGLPLSEVLARLVGGEVVSDTVTVTVPEGFTVTQIADRLQAAGVCNRQAFLDAVQHDDYPFDFVKAIPADAKIKWRLEGYLFPDTYQFTRGEKAHDVVAEMLRTFDARVTPEMRATAKAEGKSLHQVLTEASMIEREARVDKERPLIASVIENRLHHNPPMKLQIDATVEYVLGHRDVLTDKDLQVDDPYNTYRYAGLPPGPIANPGLASIEAALHPVHTSYLYYVVKNDGSGEHFFATTYAEQLHNEAVSRANLKAHS